The Haloferax sp. Atlit-12N region TCGAGGTCGGAGAAGCGGATGCTGACGACGGGGACGAACTCGGCGAACCGGAGGCGGACGCCGGCGAGGCGGAAGTCGAATCGGACGAGTTCGAGACCGAATCCGATTCCGAGTCGGTCGCAACGCCCGACTCGGAGCCGGAAGTCGACGACGGGACCGAGTCAGAACCTGCATCTGAGCCGGCGTCCGCATCCGAGTCCGAGCCCGAGCCCGAGCCCGAGCCGGTCGCCGCCGAGACGACGGCCGCGACCGAGAGCCAGCCGGAGGCGTCCGAGCCGGAACCGGAGACTGAGCCGTCCACGACGGTCGACGCCGAATCCGAACCCGTGGCGGAATCTGAGCCTGACGCAGAGCCGGAACCCGCCGCGGAACCCGACCTCACCTCCGAACCCGAACCGGCGTCCGACTCGCTCGACGTCGATTCGGAGCCCGACTTCGACACCGGGACGGACGACGGCGCGCTCGGTGACTTCGAAGACGACGCCGCCGACGCGGATACGGCCGACACCGGTTCGCTCGACGAATCGGGAAGCGGAACCCTCGGCGACTTCGAGGACGGCTTCGACGACCCCGAACCGGAGGCGGACGCGTCGGCTGCGGCGGCCGACGAGTCGTCAACTGACGCGGCGACCGACTCCGCGTCCACCGACGCCGACGACTCGGTCGACCCTGACGGGATGTACGAGCTCGACGAGGACGAGCGGGCCGAAATCGAGTCCGAGTTCGGCACGGAGTTCACCTCCGGCGCGGACGTCAACCCAGCCGGCGAGGCGGACATCGACGTGCCCGACGCCGACGACCTCACCGAACAACTCGAAGACGAACCCGCCGACGCCGAACCGGAACCGGAATCGGAGCCCGCTGCCGACGCCGAACCAGCGGTCGAATCCGAGCCTGAACCCGAACCCGAACCGACGCCCGACGCGGCATCGGCCGGCGACGAAGACGAGACCGAGGCCGACGCCGACGACACCGATGAGTCCGCCGAAGACATCGACCTCGAATCGGTCGTCGTGGACGCCATGGACGACCTCGACGGGGGCGACGGCGCGA contains the following coding sequences:
- a CDS encoding rpa-associated protein, which produces MSASPVVGTREIAYRVFAAEFDDASLSYSESDEERAPNYVVTPTGARLNRTFVAGVLTEVEHVNDEVLRGRIADPTGAFVTYAGQYQPEPMAYLDAATPPAFVSLAGKARTYEPDDADVVYTSVRPESVNTVDADVRDRWIVSAAEATLRRIAVFDEALSMSYRGDDLTRALEARGVDSTLAAGVPRAIDHYGTTRTYLEALREVAVQALELVAGDRDQVDPLEVAPGDGGDAVLGPLPEIDLEPAESVDIEVGEADADDGDELGEPEADAGEAEVESDEFETESDSESVATPDSEPEVDDGTESEPASEPASASESEPEPEPEPVAAETTAATESQPEASEPEPETEPSTTVDAESEPVAESEPDAEPEPAAEPDLTSEPEPASDSLDVDSEPDFDTGTDDGALGDFEDDAADADTADTGSLDESGSGTLGDFEDGFDDPEPEADASAAAADESSTDAATDSASTDADDSVDPDGMYELDEDERAEIESEFGTEFTSGADVNPAGEADIDVPDADDLTEQLEDEPADAEPEPESEPAADAEPAVESEPEPEPEPTPDAASAGDEDETEADADDTDESAEDIDLESVVVDAMDDLDGGDGATRDEVVAAVVDEYGADPGAVEDAIQEALLGGRCYEPQDGVLKAI